In Oryza brachyantha chromosome 2, ObraRS2, whole genome shotgun sequence, a single window of DNA contains:
- the LOC102702167 gene encoding E3 ubiquitin-protein ligase EL5-like: MVRGVEQGGSSSSAAAAAAVPPAGQAAMTVGGIVTVATVLLVFAAFTLAFVLLQCYCDDRRRAVSTSGRRRRRPGGPVAGSGGGGVDPEVLRSLPVTVYRAQPPAAAKGEDGVECAVCLAELEDGEEARFLPRCGHGFHAECVDVWLESHSTCPLCRLTVVPSPPPPLRPPLPPVPPEPPANYTVNLPASFLLGLSDQHQGAVTMTPEDSTSPSAGATAVLVIEVPDPEPAASTPRNAAARSPGLARLRSLKRLWSFGRQGAAAGSTSSCNSTAVRVDGAVDSATPTLPLPEADETGARTTAAAVYVRNCH; encoded by the coding sequence ATGGTGCGGGGCGTGGAGCAAGGcggttcgtcgtcgtcggcggcggcggcggcggccgtgccgCCTGCAGGGCAGGCGGCCATGACGGTCGGCGGAATCGTGACGGTGGCGACCGTGCTGCTCGTCTTCGCGGCGTTCACGCTCGCGTTCGTCTTGCTCCAGTGCTACTGCGAcgaccggcgccgcgccgtgtCGAcgagtgggcggcggcggaggcggcctgGTGGACCGGTGGctgggagcggcggcggcggggtcgacCCGGAGGTGCTGCGGTCGCTGCCGGTCACGGTGTACCGCgcgcagccgccggcggcggcgaagggggaGGATGGCGTGGAGTGCGCGGTGTGCCTCGCCGAGCtcgaggacggcgaggaggccagGTTCCTTCCCCGGTGCGGCCACGGCTTCCACGCCGAGTGCGTCGACGTGTGGCTGGAATCCCACTCCACCTGCCCGCTCTGCCGCCTcaccgtcgtgccgtcgccgccgccgccgctgcggccaCCTCTTCCTCCCGTCCCGCCGGAGCCACCGGCCAACTACACCGTGAACCTACCCGCGAGTTTCCTCCTCGGCTTGTCCGACCAGCACCAGGGCGCAGTCACCATGACACCGGAGGACAGCACCTCTCCATCGGCCGGGGCCACAGCCGTGCTGGTCATCGAGGTCCCAGACCCAGAGCCGGCGGCTTCGACCCCGCGaaacgcggcggcgaggtcccCAGGCTTGGCACGGCTGAGGTCACTGAAGAGGCTGTGGAGCTTCGGGCGGcaaggggcggcggcggggtcgacATCATCCTGTAATTCCACCGCCGTACGagtcgacggcgccgtcgactCGGCAACGCCGACACTGCCACTACCGGAGGCCGACGAGACCGGTGCAagaaccaccgccgccgccgtgtacGTCCGGAATTGTCATTAA